A genome region from Chryseobacterium sp. G0186 includes the following:
- the holA gene encoding DNA polymerase III subunit delta has product MKELDLILKNIKNKEVLPIYFFHGEEAYFIDVAVKALEHNFLEEDEKAFNQTVTYGKDTSYQEVLSLARQFPMMGDKQVIIVKEAQDLKFNEDENRILESYVENPVPSTVLVFAHKHKKLDSRKKAAKALDKAHALFLSESVKENNLPKWIADECAKLTIKTAPNISHLLAEYLGNDLSRIANELNKLKIILKEGEILDGTIIENHIGISKEYNIFELQKALGTKNANTAFKIAHFMGKNPKNNPFVMMLASLYNYFSNVIIYQTMAGQSPQAIASQMGVNPYFIKDYAESARLYPLKHATRVISILREFDMKGKGLGAVNMGEAELIKELVYKIINVDKIKMKV; this is encoded by the coding sequence ATGAAAGAATTAGATTTAATCCTCAAAAATATTAAAAATAAAGAAGTTTTACCTATTTATTTTTTCCATGGAGAAGAAGCCTACTTCATTGATGTTGCCGTAAAAGCACTTGAACACAACTTTTTGGAAGAGGATGAAAAAGCCTTTAACCAGACCGTTACCTACGGAAAAGATACCTCTTACCAGGAAGTACTTTCTCTGGCGAGACAGTTTCCTATGATGGGAGATAAACAGGTAATCATTGTGAAAGAAGCTCAGGATCTGAAATTTAATGAAGATGAAAACCGGATTCTGGAATCTTATGTTGAAAATCCTGTTCCTTCCACGGTATTGGTTTTTGCTCACAAGCATAAGAAGCTGGACAGCAGAAAAAAGGCAGCTAAGGCTCTGGATAAGGCTCATGCACTCTTTCTGAGCGAGTCTGTAAAGGAGAATAATCTTCCCAAATGGATTGCAGATGAATGCGCAAAGCTTACCATAAAGACAGCACCCAATATTTCCCATCTTTTGGCAGAATATCTGGGGAACGATCTTTCAAGGATTGCGAATGAACTGAATAAGCTGAAGATCATCCTTAAAGAAGGAGAAATTCTGGACGGAACCATTATTGAAAACCATATCGGGATCAGTAAGGAATACAATATCTTTGAACTTCAAAAGGCCCTGGGAACGAAAAATGCCAATACAGCCTTTAAAATTGCTCACTTTATGGGCAAGAATCCAAAGAATAATCCTTTTGTAATGATGCTGGCAAGCCTTTACAATTATTTTTCAAATGTTATTATTTATCAGACCATGGCAGGGCAGTCGCCACAGGCAATTGCTTCTCAAATGGGCGTAAACCCTTATTTCATTAAGGATTATGCAGAAAGTGCAAGATTGTATCCGTTAAAGCATGCGACAAGGGTTATCTCTATTCTAAGAGAGTTTGATATGAAGGGAAAAGGGCTTGGCGCAGTGAATATGGGGGAAGCGGAATTGATTAAAGAACTGGTATATAAGATTATTAATGTAGATAAAATTAAGATGAAGGTGTAG
- a CDS encoding cupin domain-containing protein — MKKYKIQQSPFVVPTTDGKLIEEHWGNSTGNSNVSIAHMVAPPDWSEPHQTPEFDEFTYIISGKKQFEIDGEIVVLEKGSSILIEKGARIRYSNPFSEPCEYLAICLPAFSMELVNRED; from the coding sequence ATGAAAAAATATAAAATCCAGCAATCCCCATTTGTAGTTCCTACTACAGACGGAAAGCTGATTGAAGAACACTGGGGAAATTCAACAGGAAATTCCAATGTTTCCATTGCACATATGGTAGCTCCTCCGGATTGGAGTGAGCCTCACCAGACACCGGAATTTGATGAGTTTACCTATATTATTTCAGGGAAAAAACAGTTTGAAATAGATGGGGAGATCGTAGTGCTGGAAAAAGGAAGCAGTATCCTTATTGAAAAAGGAGCAAGAATCCGTTACAGTAACCCGTTCTCAGAACCTTGTGAATATCTTGCGATTTGTCTTCCCGCCTTTTCCATGGAATTGGTAAACAGAGAAGATTAA
- a CDS encoding HAD family hydrolase produces the protein MKIKNIIFDFGGVLMDWDPRYFFKDYFNDDEKMEYFLKNIAQDEWNIEQDRGRSLSDGTEIQVKKFPEWEKEIRAFYDNWTVMLKSDIPQNVEVLRRLKNTDYHLFGLTNWSAETFPYALENYDFFQIFEGKIVVSGTEKLIKPDPKIWHVLLERYNIQAGESVFIDDNPRNIEMAQSLGFETIHVTPETNLEQELAGLGIQM, from the coding sequence ATGAAAATTAAAAACATAATATTCGATTTCGGAGGAGTACTAATGGATTGGGATCCCAGATATTTCTTTAAGGACTATTTCAATGATGATGAAAAAATGGAATATTTTCTCAAGAATATAGCTCAGGATGAATGGAATATTGAACAGGACAGAGGAAGAAGCCTGTCTGACGGAACGGAAATTCAGGTAAAGAAATTTCCTGAGTGGGAAAAGGAAATCCGTGCGTTTTATGATAACTGGACGGTGATGCTGAAAAGTGATATTCCTCAAAATGTTGAAGTTTTACGCAGGCTAAAAAATACGGATTATCATTTATTCGGGTTGACAAACTGGTCGGCTGAAACTTTTCCTTATGCCCTAGAAAATTATGATTTCTTCCAGATCTTTGAGGGAAAGATTGTGGTTTCCGGAACGGAGAAACTTATAAAACCGGATCCTAAAATATGGCATGTACTGCTGGAGAGATACAACATTCAGGCTGGTGAATCTGTTTTTATTGATGATAATCCAAGGAATATTGAAATGGCTCAATCACTAGGCTTTGAAACCATTCATGTTACTCCAGAAACCAATCTGGAACAGGAACTTGCCGGTTTAGGGATTCAGATGTAA
- a CDS encoding glyceraldehyde-3-phosphate dehydrogenase, with amino-acid sequence MHNKIIKIKHVTGTYTIEIKDGKLNEMQSQLDKCLNNEQGAIVIKGENGDQFVYPSDFLKNSFISIVDREEEKGM; translated from the coding sequence ATGCACAATAAAATCATAAAAATAAAGCACGTAACAGGAACCTACACTATTGAAATCAAGGATGGAAAACTGAATGAAATGCAAAGCCAGCTGGACAAATGCCTGAACAATGAACAAGGAGCTATAGTTATAAAGGGAGAAAACGGAGATCAGTTTGTGTACCCATCGGATTTTCTGAAAAATAGTTTCATTTCCATTGTGGATAGGGAAGAAGAAAAAGGGATGTAA
- a CDS encoding LytR/AlgR family response regulator transcription factor: MKHSCIIVDDEPFARELIASHLAHFDNFEVVDSFENALKAYSFLENNSVDLIFLDIEMPLMKGNDFLKKLKNPPKVIFTTAYREYAIEGYELNVIDYLLKPITFDRFFVSIEKFKQFQTPGRESYTALESHIFVTSGSKNIKIILDEILYIESLRDYITIHLENGKSHHVKQNISAFEKLLNTEFIRIHRSFIIQTKKITAYTKNEIEINSVEIPIGISYKENWLNYLKTYILK; encoded by the coding sequence ATGAAACACAGCTGTATTATTGTAGATGACGAACCTTTTGCGAGAGAATTAATTGCTTCTCATTTAGCCCATTTCGACAATTTTGAGGTAGTAGATTCTTTTGAAAATGCATTAAAAGCATATTCTTTTTTAGAGAATAATTCTGTTGACCTTATCTTTTTGGATATTGAAATGCCCCTGATGAAAGGAAATGATTTTTTGAAAAAGCTAAAAAATCCGCCTAAAGTAATTTTTACAACAGCTTACAGAGAATATGCCATTGAAGGGTATGAACTTAATGTGATTGATTATCTTCTGAAGCCCATTACTTTTGACCGTTTTTTTGTTTCAATAGAAAAATTTAAACAATTTCAAACTCCCGGGAGAGAAAGTTATACAGCATTGGAAAGTCATATTTTTGTAACAAGTGGCAGCAAGAATATTAAAATTATCCTTGATGAAATTCTGTATATCGAAAGCCTGAGAGATTACATCACTATTCATTTGGAAAATGGGAAATCGCATCATGTAAAACAAAATATCTCAGCCTTTGAAAAATTATTAAATACTGAATTTATTAGAATTCATCGTTCTTTTATTATTCAGACAAAAAAGATCACTGCTTACACTAAAAACGAAATTGAAATCAATTCCGTCGAAATTCCCATTGGAATTAGCTACAAGGAAAACTGGCTGAATTATTTAAAAACATATATTCTAAAATAG
- a CDS encoding DUF2911 domain-containing protein: MKKLLAAVCISVSAFTFAQDYSVPAVSPRQKVEQQFSMSKISIDYGRPGVKGRKIFGELVPYGQVWRAGANSSTKITFGQAVSFGGKTVPPGTYGLFIVPTEKEWKVILNKDFQQWGAYTYDPKQDVVDVTVPVNALADKQEWFEITLNPTDENSGNLVIKWDMAQAEISLKPSKLDTVIKISDKLKEIKKIESDSNKKG; the protein is encoded by the coding sequence GTGAAAAAGTTATTAGCAGCAGTTTGCATTTCAGTTTCAGCATTCACTTTTGCACAGGATTACTCTGTGCCGGCGGTAAGTCCGCGTCAGAAAGTAGAACAGCAGTTTTCTATGTCTAAAATATCCATCGATTATGGAAGACCGGGAGTAAAAGGACGTAAGATCTTTGGAGAACTGGTTCCTTATGGTCAGGTTTGGAGAGCAGGAGCTAACTCCTCTACGAAAATCACATTTGGTCAGGCGGTAAGCTTTGGTGGGAAAACAGTTCCTCCGGGAACTTATGGTTTATTCATTGTTCCTACAGAAAAAGAATGGAAAGTGATTTTGAATAAGGACTTCCAGCAATGGGGTGCTTACACTTATGATCCTAAGCAGGATGTGGTAGACGTTACAGTGCCGGTAAATGCATTGGCTGATAAGCAGGAGTGGTTTGAAATTACCCTGAATCCTACAGATGAAAACTCAGGAAACCTGGTTATCAAATGGGATATGGCTCAGGCTGAAATTTCCCTGAAGCCATCTAAACTGGATACTGTTATCAAGATTTCTGATAAATTAAAAGAAATCAAGAAAATAGAATCAGACTCTAACAAAAAAGGCTAA
- a CDS encoding VOC family protein → MKRVTAIGGIFFKCKEPETVNEWYKTHLGVETSPYGAKFDWKEVDSDKKGYTLWSPFKESTQYFEPSTKEFMINYHVDNIEALVEELKKEGVTILDEIATYEYGKFVHIMDPEGNKIELFEPAGE, encoded by the coding sequence ATGAAAAGAGTAACCGCCATCGGAGGAATCTTCTTTAAGTGTAAAGAACCAGAAACCGTTAACGAATGGTATAAAACCCATCTTGGGGTAGAAACCAGCCCATACGGAGCCAAATTCGACTGGAAAGAAGTGGATTCTGACAAGAAAGGCTATACCTTGTGGAGTCCTTTTAAAGAATCTACCCAATATTTTGAGCCGTCAACCAAAGAATTTATGATCAATTACCATGTAGACAATATCGAGGCACTGGTAGAAGAATTAAAAAAGGAGGGCGTGACCATTTTAGATGAGATCGCCACCTACGAGTATGGGAAATTCGTGCACATTATGGATCCTGAGGGAAATAAAATTGAATTATTTGAACCGGCAGGAGAGTAG
- a CDS encoding GNAT family N-acetyltransferase: protein MNFSIQPVLENEEFQLIPLQQGDFESLYEVASDPKVWEQHPNKDRYQREVFENFFRGAMESEGAFKIIEKATGDVLGSSRYYNFDEEDNHIFIGYTFYGTKSWGKGINPQVKKLMLDYIFQFVEKAHFHIGKENFRSQTALERLGGVKIAEEEVAYFAEPTRTNFVYEIKKGDWK, encoded by the coding sequence ATGAATTTTTCTATTCAACCTGTTTTAGAGAATGAAGAATTTCAATTAATCCCCTTACAGCAAGGGGATTTTGAATCTTTATATGAGGTGGCTTCCGATCCTAAGGTTTGGGAACAACACCCCAACAAAGATCGTTATCAAAGAGAAGTTTTTGAAAATTTCTTCAGAGGGGCTATGGAAAGTGAGGGGGCTTTTAAAATTATAGAGAAAGCAACTGGTGACGTTCTGGGAAGCAGCCGCTATTACAACTTTGATGAAGAAGATAACCATATTTTCATAGGATATACTTTTTATGGAACAAAATCATGGGGCAAAGGGATTAATCCACAGGTGAAAAAACTGATGCTGGATTATATCTTTCAGTTTGTAGAGAAGGCTCATTTTCACATAGGAAAAGAAAACTTCCGTTCACAGACTGCTTTGGAAAGACTTGGAGGTGTAAAAATAGCCGAAGAAGAAGTGGCATACTTTGCTGAACCTACTAGAACTAATTTTGTATACGAAATTAAAAAAGGAGATTGGAAATGA
- a CDS encoding dienelactone hydrolase family protein, whose product MIRSILLTAFLMASGTVFSQNLTPVSYKDGSQKLNGLITSNAGKKLPGVLILPAWKGIDQEAKTAAIELEKQGYIAFIADIYGEGKIPTDNETASKSSGYYKQNYAEYQKRISLALEQLKKNGAISDKTAVIGYCFGGTGALESARGKLPVAGVVSIHGSLGRDQNRKNEKLTAKILVENPADDKSVTPEDYSNLIKEMNDGDADWQIITYAHSKHTFTDPKSPDYNEVMAKRAWNHTLLFLKEILK is encoded by the coding sequence ATGATACGTTCAATCTTACTCACCGCATTTCTTATGGCTTCAGGAACAGTTTTCAGTCAAAATCTTACACCAGTTTCCTATAAAGACGGATCACAAAAGCTCAATGGCTTAATCACTTCCAATGCAGGAAAAAAGCTTCCGGGAGTCTTGATTTTACCGGCATGGAAGGGCATTGATCAGGAAGCCAAAACGGCTGCCATTGAACTTGAAAAGCAAGGGTATATCGCTTTTATTGCTGACATTTATGGCGAGGGAAAAATTCCTACCGATAATGAAACAGCTTCCAAAAGTTCAGGATATTACAAGCAGAACTACGCAGAATATCAAAAACGAATCTCTTTGGCTCTGGAACAGCTTAAAAAGAATGGTGCTATTTCTGATAAAACAGCCGTTATTGGATATTGTTTTGGAGGAACAGGAGCTTTAGAGTCTGCCAGAGGTAAGCTGCCCGTTGCAGGGGTTGTCTCCATTCATGGAAGCCTGGGAAGAGATCAAAACAGAAAAAATGAAAAGTTAACAGCTAAAATATTAGTAGAAAATCCGGCTGATGATAAAAGTGTAACTCCTGAAGACTACAGCAACCTCATCAAGGAAATGAATGATGGAGATGCAGACTGGCAAATCATTACCTATGCCCACTCCAAACATACCTTTACAGATCCGAAGTCACCGGACTATAATGAAGTGATGGCTAAAAGAGCCTGGAATCACACGCTGTTGTTTTTGAAAGAAATACTGAAATAA
- a CDS encoding putative phage abortive infection protein produces the protein MENINKKNDEEKKLYIGWISIGVALVVLAMWFATYFLLRGRGIEIRGTFGDMFGSVNAIYSGLAFGGIIITIYMQSHELKLQREELKETRKEFITQNETLRVQRFENTFFQMISSFNSIINNTSIKIGSENYEGRQAFNKISENIYLDARNLAVQSVRNGKSFIDSMNDHSVDDIIIFYTNNYNMYKEYLAHYYRTFYHIIKLIDNTDGINKRTYVAFARAQLSSHDMILFLYNGLHQNGKEKFKPLIEKYTVFDNIDDELLINLKPKGQYAPTAFEYTE, from the coding sequence ATGGAAAACATTAATAAAAAAAATGATGAAGAGAAAAAACTATATATTGGCTGGATATCTATTGGAGTCGCTCTTGTAGTATTAGCAATGTGGTTTGCTACATATTTTCTTTTAAGAGGTAGAGGAATTGAAATTAGAGGTACATTTGGTGACATGTTTGGTTCTGTTAATGCAATTTATTCCGGATTAGCTTTTGGAGGTATTATCATAACAATTTACATGCAAAGCCATGAATTAAAGCTTCAACGAGAGGAATTAAAAGAAACAAGAAAAGAATTCATTACTCAAAATGAAACGTTAAGAGTTCAACGTTTTGAAAATACTTTCTTCCAAATGATTTCTTCATTTAATTCTATCATAAATAATACATCAATAAAAATAGGTAGTGAAAATTATGAAGGAAGACAAGCTTTCAATAAAATATCAGAGAATATATATTTGGATGCTCGAAATTTAGCTGTACAAAGTGTGCGTAATGGTAAAAGTTTTATTGACTCTATGAATGATCACAGTGTTGATGATATTATAATATTTTATACTAATAATTACAATATGTATAAGGAATATCTCGCTCACTATTACAGAACTTTTTACCATATTATAAAGCTTATAGATAATACTGATGGTATCAATAAAAGAACTTATGTTGCTTTTGCGAGAGCTCAGCTTTCAAGCCATGACATGATATTATTTTTATATAATGGTTTACATCAAAATGGTAAAGAAAAGTTTAAACCATTAATTGAAAAATATACTGTATTTGATAATATTGATGATGAGTTATTAATTAACTTAAAACCAAAAGGCCAATATGCTCCAACAGCATTTGAATATACAGAATAA
- a CDS encoding sensor histidine kinase, with translation MSFINRIDLKRTALHCLYWILFLLFSFSNKSANEDSYAFIFIYSFKVLAQAVVAYGLIYWIIPETLNKKRYLLFVIFALGWIYMILAFLMILKFYYLEPKFPTFFNDWLGHKMTVMERLTSGRLMIREFSFITYPVIILGFISFNRKQQRLLKLEEEKKSIELKVLKNQLNPHFLFNTLNNLYTLTLKKDDRAPEVIAKLSEILDFVLYRCNEDYVSIEKEITLIENYIALEKLRYSESRLDILFMKDIQESNKISPLIVLTFIENAFKHGVVNETEKATIRLNLESKKGQIVFSIENTKPQNELSQMTDKSKIGLENVQKQLDLLYPKRHMLEIEETQLFYKVKLCLKIQNGKELL, from the coding sequence ATGAGTTTTATCAACAGAATTGACTTAAAAAGAACAGCTCTTCATTGTTTATACTGGATTTTATTTTTGCTGTTTTCTTTTTCAAATAAATCTGCAAATGAAGATTCTTATGCATTCATTTTTATTTATTCCTTTAAAGTTTTAGCACAAGCTGTGGTTGCCTATGGTTTGATCTATTGGATTATTCCGGAAACATTAAATAAAAAAAGATATTTACTTTTTGTCATTTTTGCCTTAGGCTGGATTTATATGATTCTTGCTTTTTTAATGATTTTAAAATTTTATTATCTCGAACCGAAATTCCCAACTTTCTTCAATGATTGGCTTGGGCACAAAATGACGGTTATGGAACGTCTTACTTCGGGCAGGCTGATGATAAGAGAGTTTTCCTTTATTACATATCCTGTCATTATTTTAGGATTTATCAGTTTTAATCGCAAACAACAGAGGCTTCTAAAATTGGAAGAAGAAAAAAAATCAATAGAATTAAAGGTGCTGAAAAATCAGCTGAATCCTCATTTCCTGTTCAATACCTTAAATAATCTATATACTTTGACCCTAAAAAAAGATGATAGAGCGCCTGAGGTCATTGCTAAATTATCTGAGATTTTAGACTTTGTTTTATACCGCTGCAATGAAGATTATGTTTCTATTGAAAAAGAAATAACGCTGATTGAAAACTATATTGCCTTGGAAAAATTGCGGTATAGCGAAAGCAGACTGGATATTTTATTTATGAAAGATATTCAGGAAAGCAATAAAATTTCACCTTTGATTGTGTTGACTTTCATTGAAAATGCTTTTAAGCATGGTGTTGTTAATGAAACTGAAAAAGCAACGATCAGATTGAATCTGGAAAGTAAAAAAGGACAGATTGTTTTTAGTATTGAGAACACAAAGCCTCAGAATGAATTGTCTCAAATGACAGACAAATCTAAAATTGGCTTGGAAAACGTCCAGAAACAGCTGGACTTATTATATCCCAAAAGGCATATGCTGGAAATTGAAGAAACACAACTATTTTATAAAGTTAAGCTTTGTTTGAAAATTCAAAACGGGAAAGAACTTTTATAA
- a CDS encoding type I restriction enzyme HsdR N-terminal domain-containing protein has protein sequence MELPKLNFQETFDFKFKKDKDKFFIYDLVRKTYLLLTPEEWVRQHWIHYYLTVKSYSTSALITEKKIVLNGLTKRIDLLVTEKAEPVILIECKAPQIKLTEKTFEQTARYNSIIGAREIILTNGLQHINAYYEDEKYVFYRPE, from the coding sequence ATGGAACTTCCAAAACTGAATTTTCAGGAAACTTTTGATTTTAAATTCAAGAAAGACAAAGATAAGTTTTTTATTTATGACTTGGTTCGCAAAACTTATCTTCTGCTCACTCCTGAGGAATGGGTAAGACAGCACTGGATTCATTATTATCTTACCGTAAAATCCTACTCTACATCGGCATTAATTACCGAAAAAAAGATCGTTCTCAATGGTTTAACCAAAAGAATAGACCTTTTGGTTACTGAAAAAGCAGAGCCTGTTATTCTTATTGAATGTAAGGCTCCACAAATCAAATTAACAGAGAAAACATTTGAACAGACTGCCCGATACAACTCCATTATCGGAGCCAGGGAAATTATCCTGACGAATGGTTTACAACACATCAATGCCTACTATGAGGATGAAAAGTATGTGTTCTACAGACCGGAATAA
- the trxB gene encoding thioredoxin-disulfide reductase: MEQNILDCVIVGSGPSGFTAAIYAARADLKPELYTGLEPGGQLTTTTEVDNFPGYPAGITGPEMMMDLQKQAERFETKVHYELITKAEFSKEVGGVHKLYAGNKEILAKTVIISTGATAKYLGLDDEKKYAGGGVSACATCDGFFYRGKDVVVVGAGDTAAEEATYLAKLCRKVTLLVRKDVFRASKAMVHRVESTPNIEVKFHHELIGIEGENSLVERAVVINNQTQETSKVDVEGIFIAIGHKPNTDIFVGQVDLDENGYIVTEKGSTRTNLPGVFAAGDVQDHIYRQAITAAGSGCMAAMDAEKYLAELH; the protein is encoded by the coding sequence ATGGAGCAAAACATTTTAGATTGTGTGATCGTTGGATCCGGACCCTCTGGTTTCACAGCTGCCATCTATGCAGCAAGAGCAGACTTAAAACCTGAATTATATACAGGTTTGGAGCCAGGTGGACAATTAACTACAACTACTGAGGTTGATAACTTTCCAGGGTATCCGGCAGGAATTACAGGTCCTGAAATGATGATGGATCTGCAAAAACAGGCAGAAAGATTTGAAACTAAGGTTCATTATGAACTCATCACTAAAGCTGAATTTTCTAAGGAAGTAGGTGGTGTTCACAAATTGTATGCAGGAAATAAAGAGATTCTTGCTAAAACAGTAATTATTTCTACAGGAGCTACAGCAAAATACCTAGGTCTTGATGACGAGAAAAAATATGCAGGAGGTGGAGTTTCCGCTTGTGCTACATGTGACGGTTTCTTCTACAGAGGAAAAGACGTTGTGGTGGTAGGAGCAGGAGATACCGCTGCTGAAGAGGCTACTTATCTGGCGAAATTATGCAGAAAAGTAACATTGTTAGTAAGAAAAGATGTTTTCAGAGCTTCAAAAGCAATGGTTCACAGAGTAGAAAGCACGCCGAATATTGAAGTGAAATTTCACCATGAACTAATTGGAATAGAAGGAGAAAACAGTTTAGTGGAAAGAGCTGTGGTGATCAACAACCAAACTCAGGAAACTTCTAAAGTGGATGTAGAGGGAATCTTCATCGCTATCGGTCACAAACCGAATACAGATATCTTTGTAGGTCAGGTAGATCTTGATGAAAACGGATATATTGTAACTGAAAAAGGTTCTACAAGAACGAATCTTCCGGGAGTTTTTGCGGCAGGTGATGTTCAGGATCATATCTACAGACAGGCTATTACTGCTGCAGGAAGCGGATGTATGGCTGCTATGGATGCTGAGAAATATTTAGCTGAATTACACTAA
- a CDS encoding helix-turn-helix domain-containing protein, with product MEKLRNIRKQRGYTQQQIADIIATDVSNYSRKESGDVRIFDDEWEKLAKALDVSVEDIKEEKPASVVQKNDNITFNDTSSFHQSGIYNCNVPNYLLENQQEYINLLKEEIKALKAENAKLKKG from the coding sequence ATGGAAAAACTAAGAAATATAAGAAAGCAAAGAGGTTATACACAGCAACAGATTGCTGACATTATTGCAACCGACGTCTCCAACTACAGCAGAAAAGAAAGTGGAGATGTTAGAATATTTGATGATGAATGGGAGAAACTGGCTAAAGCATTGGATGTTTCTGTAGAAGATATCAAAGAAGAGAAGCCAGCAAGTGTTGTTCAGAAAAACGACAACATAACATTTAATGATACAAGTTCGTTTCATCAGTCTGGTATCTATAATTGTAACGTTCCAAATTATCTTTTAGAAAACCAACAGGAATATATTAATTTGCTGAAAGAGGAGATTAAAGCTTTAAAAGCAGAAAATGCAAAATTAAAGAAAGGATAA
- a CDS encoding PEGA domain-containing protein, with product MKNKLSIVLSLGIVLSTTSCATIFTGTQDSITFTSTPEGATVLHKGIEKCVTPCTTKIPRALSKQTVTFEKEGFTGKEVKLTKTFNPVTLLNILLGGAIGVGIDAATGSLTKYSPKKYDVALEAKQ from the coding sequence ATGAAAAACAAATTATCGATTGTATTATCGTTGGGCATCGTACTTTCTACAACTTCCTGTGCAACCATCTTTACAGGAACCCAGGATTCAATTACTTTTACTTCTACCCCTGAGGGAGCTACAGTGCTTCACAAAGGAATTGAAAAATGTGTTACTCCTTGTACTACAAAAATTCCAAGAGCTTTGAGTAAGCAAACCGTTACATTTGAAAAAGAAGGGTTTACAGGGAAAGAAGTAAAGCTGACAAAAACCTTTAATCCGGTAACATTATTAAATATCCTTCTAGGAGGAGCAATTGGTGTTGGAATTGATGCCGCAACAGGCTCACTTACAAAATATTCTCCAAAGAAATATGATGTTGCATTAGAAGCGAAACAGTAA